One Pseudorhodoplanes sinuspersici DNA segment encodes these proteins:
- a CDS encoding MATE family efflux transporter translates to MDPRTRALLEAPIGRTILRLAMPNVAVMVIQAAIGLVETYFIAKLGTDALAGLALVFPVQMLFVMITAGAMGGGILSAVARALGSGNDDNANALAWQSVWIALSLGLLTTFVVILIAPLLYGAMGGKNGSLSAALIYSNVVFAGAIPLWLYNSLAAVIRGTGNMFVPAAVTAVGAVILIPLSPILIFGFGPLPGFGIAGGAAAVVVFYVVGSAVFAYFVWSGRGVLQPSLKPQRFRWSLARGILKIGLLSSIASISTNLTIATATALVGFYGPAAVAGFGTAVRLEYLLVPLVFGLGAPVASMVGTNIGAGQNKRALRIAWTGAAISGVITGLIGAAAAVEPHLWLSLFGEDATMNAVGSLYLRIVGPFYGFFGVGLALYFAAQGAGRVGWAMAASLLRVAIAALGGLLMVRLGAGTAGVFAALAAALAIYGVLNVIAVASGVWFRGRETKVDGATALKLAPNEGTT, encoded by the coding sequence ATGGATCCGCGCACCCGCGCTTTGCTGGAAGCCCCGATCGGGCGGACGATCCTGCGGCTCGCCATGCCGAATGTCGCGGTGATGGTGATCCAGGCTGCCATCGGTCTGGTCGAGACCTATTTCATTGCCAAGCTCGGCACAGATGCTTTGGCGGGCCTTGCGCTGGTGTTCCCGGTCCAGATGCTGTTCGTCATGATCACGGCCGGCGCGATGGGTGGCGGCATCCTCTCGGCCGTTGCGCGGGCACTCGGTTCCGGCAATGACGACAATGCGAATGCCCTGGCCTGGCAGTCCGTCTGGATCGCGCTGTCGCTCGGGCTGCTGACGACCTTCGTTGTCATTCTCATCGCGCCTTTGCTCTATGGTGCGATGGGCGGGAAGAATGGCTCGCTTTCGGCGGCCCTGATCTATTCCAATGTCGTCTTTGCGGGAGCAATTCCGCTGTGGCTCTATAACTCGCTTGCCGCTGTGATCCGTGGCACTGGCAACATGTTCGTGCCGGCTGCCGTGACTGCCGTTGGCGCTGTCATCCTGATTCCGCTGTCGCCGATCCTGATCTTCGGGTTCGGTCCGCTGCCCGGTTTCGGCATTGCCGGCGGCGCAGCAGCGGTGGTGGTCTTTTATGTCGTCGGCAGTGCTGTGTTTGCATATTTCGTGTGGTCGGGCCGTGGCGTGTTGCAGCCATCTTTGAAGCCGCAGCGGTTTCGCTGGTCGCTCGCGCGCGGCATTCTGAAGATCGGGTTGCTCTCGTCGATCGCCAGCATATCCACCAACCTCACGATTGCGACGGCAACAGCGCTTGTGGGTTTCTACGGCCCGGCTGCCGTGGCCGGTTTCGGCACGGCGGTGCGGCTTGAATATCTCCTCGTGCCGCTTGTCTTTGGCCTTGGCGCGCCGGTCGCCAGCATGGTCGGCACCAATATCGGCGCGGGTCAGAACAAGCGCGCTCTGCGGATCGCCTGGACCGGTGCTGCCATTTCCGGTGTGATCACGGGTCTGATCGGTGCTGCAGCCGCGGTCGAGCCGCATCTATGGCTGTCGCTGTTCGGGGAAGACGCAACCATGAATGCTGTGGGTTCACTATATCTGCGCATTGTCGGTCCGTTCTATGGCTTCTTCGGCGTCGGATTGGCGCTTTACTTTGCGGCGCAAGGTGCCGGGCGTGTCGGCTGGGCGATGGCGGCATCTTTGCTGCGCGTCGCCATCGCAGCCTTGGGTGGCTTGCTGATGGTACGGCTGGGCGCCGGAACGGCCGGGGTGTTCGCGGCGCTCGCTGCGGCGCTCGCCATATACGGCGTGCTCAATGTCATTGCAGTTGCCTCGGGGGTCTGGTTTCGTGGCCGGGAAACAAAAGTGGATGGCGCCACCGCACTCAAACTGGCGCCAAACGAGGGCACGACGTGA
- a CDS encoding MaoC family dehydratase has product MTTEAPLYLEDLSPGQTFESRSVTVTADAIKAYAAQFDPQPFHIDEATAADTFFKGLAASGWHTASMTMSLLVDGGLPIAGGIIGAGVEDIRWPRAVRPGDTLRLVSEVLETRPSKSRPDQGLVKVRTTTFNQNGEPVQVMTSNLVVQRKAAR; this is encoded by the coding sequence GTGACGACTGAAGCGCCGCTCTATCTGGAGGATCTCTCTCCCGGCCAGACATTCGAATCCCGATCGGTAACGGTCACCGCCGATGCCATCAAGGCCTATGCCGCGCAATTCGATCCGCAGCCGTTTCATATCGATGAAGCCACAGCCGCCGACACTTTCTTCAAGGGTCTTGCCGCCAGCGGCTGGCATACCGCATCGATGACCATGAGCCTGCTGGTCGATGGCGGCCTGCCGATTGCCGGCGGCATTATCGGTGCCGGCGTCGAGGATATCCGCTGGCCGCGTGCGGTACGTCCGGGCGATACGCTCCGGCTGGTGTCCGAAGTCCTTGAAACGCGGCCGTCAAAGTCGCGGCCGGACCAGGGACTGGTAAAGGTGCGGACGACAACCTTCAATCAGAACGGCGAGCCGGTGCAGGTCATGACGTCGAATCTGGTGGTGCAGAGAAAGGCGGCGCGCTAA
- a CDS encoding sensor histidine kinase codes for MSSGSTRDVPEWLISGGILTLILVAFVFDIFTPPDDVTICFIYSVILALGIFSRYRIAYWFAALTTVLSMLGSLFSPPPDTAHVVFLANRAIAIVSQWIIAFLVTNRKKTEALMRADLEEQKANVETSRRFLDVLSHEIGTSLTTIDGQAFLLKRGLMESDRNLVRADKIRNAVRHIQAIVQQVQLASEVGERTAELHIDAVALRALVEDVVLDTNAEAVTIETDLATLPATISGDPDMLRQIIGNILSNAVKFSHPNGMVSVNGESRDGYAILTVSDRGRGIPEDEKAKIFSPYYRARNSRGSHGAGIGLYVVKQFVETHGGTIRIDSTLGQGTAVTVSLPIMSPSKDDNRDEAAPPLH; via the coding sequence ATGTCGTCTGGTTCCACGCGCGACGTTCCGGAATGGCTGATTTCCGGCGGCATCTTGACTCTGATTCTTGTTGCGTTTGTTTTCGATATCTTCACGCCACCTGACGACGTGACGATCTGCTTCATCTATTCCGTTATCCTTGCGCTCGGCATTTTCAGCCGTTACCGGATTGCTTACTGGTTTGCGGCGCTGACGACCGTTTTGTCGATGCTTGGCTCGCTTTTTTCCCCGCCGCCGGACACAGCGCATGTTGTTTTTCTCGCCAACCGCGCGATTGCGATCGTATCGCAATGGATCATTGCGTTCCTGGTGACGAACCGCAAGAAGACCGAAGCGCTGATGCGGGCCGATCTGGAAGAACAGAAGGCCAATGTGGAAACCAGCCGCCGCTTTCTCGACGTCCTGTCGCACGAGATCGGAACATCGCTCACGACCATTGACGGTCAGGCTTTTCTCCTGAAAAGGGGATTGATGGAGTCCGACCGCAATCTTGTCCGCGCCGACAAGATACGGAATGCGGTTCGTCATATTCAGGCGATTGTGCAACAGGTTCAGCTTGCGTCCGAGGTTGGCGAACGCACGGCAGAATTGCACATCGATGCCGTCGCCCTGCGCGCGCTGGTCGAGGATGTCGTGCTGGACACGAACGCCGAAGCGGTGACGATCGAGACAGATCTTGCGACTCTGCCAGCGACGATTTCGGGAGACCCGGACATGCTGCGGCAGATCATCGGCAACATCCTGTCCAATGCGGTCAAGTTCTCGCATCCGAACGGCATGGTTTCTGTCAATGGTGAAAGCCGTGATGGCTATGCGATCCTGACCGTCAGTGATCGCGGCCGGGGAATTCCCGAGGACGAGAAGGCCAAGATTTTTTCGCCCTATTATCGGGCACGCAACAGCCGCGGCAGCCATGGTGCCGGTATCGGCCTTTACGTGGTCAAGCAATTCGTCGAAACCCATGGCGGAACGATCCGGATCGACAGTACGCTTGGGCAGGGGACGGCGGTCACGGTCAGTTTGCCGATCATGAGCCCGTCAAAGGATGACAATCGTGACGAAGCCGCACCTCCTCTGCATTGA
- a CDS encoding response regulator transcription factor, whose product MTKPHLLCIEDDADTCELLVEVLTGDGFNVSAVQSGLAGLSALESKPDLVLCDIDLPDVSGFEVLERIRAGSLLSLGVPFIFLTAFSQRTHQIHARQLGCDDYVTKPIDFELLTAIIRHRLSAVAERKADNTELKLTDRELEALTWVARGKSSADIAVILGISERTVNFHMDNAMRKAGVSTRVQAAVKCAMLGLIAP is encoded by the coding sequence GTGACGAAGCCGCACCTCCTCTGCATTGAAGATGACGCGGACACCTGTGAACTCCTGGTGGAGGTCCTGACCGGTGACGGCTTCAATGTTTCTGCTGTGCAGTCCGGACTGGCGGGATTGTCGGCGCTGGAGAGCAAGCCCGATCTCGTTCTCTGCGACATCGATCTGCCGGATGTATCGGGCTTCGAAGTGCTGGAGCGCATTCGCGCGGGAAGTCTTCTGTCTCTCGGTGTGCCGTTTATCTTCCTGACGGCTTTCTCCCAGCGCACGCATCAAATTCATGCGCGGCAACTCGGTTGCGATGATTACGTCACCAAGCCGATCGACTTTGAATTGCTCACCGCGATCATCCGCCATCGCCTCAGTGCCGTCGCCGAGCGCAAGGCCGACAACACCGAGCTGAAGCTCACCGACCGCGAGCTGGAAGCGCTGACCTGGGTGGCGCGCGGTAAGTCGTCGGCCGATATCGCAGTGATCCTCGGCATCAGCGAGCGAACGGTGAATTTCCACATGGACAATGCGATGCGGAAAGCCGGTGTTTCCACGCGCGTCCAGGCCGCCGTCAAATGCGCCATGCTGGGTCTGATCGCGCCGTAA
- a CDS encoding cobalamin-independent methionine synthase II family protein codes for MLQSRDRILTTHVGSLPRNEKLSDMLLRREAGEAFDAAEMASEMDKAVRHVVEKQAAAGIDIGNDGEQQRVGFQTYVPQRMSGFAGISKRRRGKEFEEFPDLVKYLTHRFPHTSKQQNAPEAQSEVKYLDIKPIESELARVKNIAGKTFPEMFMTAASPGIIASTMLNAYYKSNDDYLDALAREMAHEYQAIHKAGLLLQIDAPDLAMDRTMFHRDLSDADFVKAVEKQVDAINKGIDGIPADRVRLHICYGNWEGPHIHDVPLAKILPALYQAKVGALSIEFSNPRHAHEYAAFKQHPLPANMVLLPGVIETTSNFVEHPEVVARRIEEAVAAVGDRERVIASTDCGFGTFTNREWVVEAVVWLKLKSLREGADIASQRLWGKRDAA; via the coding sequence ATGCTGCAAAGCCGTGACCGCATTCTCACGACCCATGTCGGCAGCCTGCCGCGCAACGAGAAACTGTCCGACATGCTGTTGCGGCGTGAGGCCGGCGAGGCATTCGACGCGGCCGAGATGGCCTCGGAGATGGACAAGGCGGTCCGCCATGTCGTGGAAAAGCAGGCGGCGGCCGGGATCGACATCGGCAACGATGGCGAGCAGCAGCGGGTCGGCTTCCAGACCTATGTACCGCAGCGCATGTCCGGCTTTGCCGGTATTTCCAAGCGGCGGCGCGGGAAGGAATTCGAGGAATTTCCCGATCTGGTCAAATATCTGACCCATCGTTTCCCGCACACCTCCAAGCAGCAGAACGCGCCGGAAGCCCAGAGCGAGGTGAAATATCTCGATATCAAACCGATCGAGAGCGAACTGGCGCGTGTGAAAAATATCGCCGGCAAGACCTTTCCGGAAATGTTCATGACGGCAGCGTCGCCCGGCATCATCGCCTCGACCATGCTCAACGCCTATTACAAGAGCAACGACGACTATCTCGACGCCCTGGCGCGCGAGATGGCGCACGAATATCAGGCAATCCACAAAGCCGGCCTGCTACTGCAGATCGACGCGCCGGACCTCGCCATGGATCGCACGATGTTTCATCGCGACCTGTCGGACGCGGACTTCGTGAAAGCGGTCGAAAAGCAGGTCGATGCGATCAACAAAGGCATCGACGGTATCCCGGCCGATCGCGTGCGGCTGCATATCTGCTACGGAAACTGGGAAGGCCCGCACATCCACGATGTGCCGCTGGCGAAGATCCTGCCGGCGCTTTATCAGGCGAAGGTCGGCGCGCTGTCGATCGAATTTTCCAATCCGCGCCACGCGCATGAATATGCCGCATTCAAGCAGCATCCGCTCCCCGCGAACATGGTCCTGCTGCCCGGCGTGATCGAGACCACGTCGAACTTCGTCGAGCATCCGGAAGTGGTTGCACGCCGTATCGAGGAAGCGGTGGCGGCCGTTGGCGACCGGGAGCGCGTGATCGCTTCGACCGATTGCGGCTTCGGCACCTTCACCAATCGTGAATGGGTGGTCGAGGCTGTCGTGTGGTTGAAACTGAAATCGCTGCGCGAAGGCGCCGACATCGCTTCGCAGCGTCTGTGGGGCAAAAGAGACGCGGCGTAG